The segment AGCTCCGCCCACGCCGCTTCGTCGTACGGCTTGATGGTGGGCTCGTCCTCCGTCAGCGCCAGCTTGAACCGCGCCAGCGCGTTCATGTGGCTGTCGGCCAGGTGGTGAACCACCTGCCGCACGCTCCATCCGCCGGGACGGTACGGGGTGTCCAGCTGCTCGTCCGAGAGCCCCTCCACCGCGGCGCGGAGGCGGGCGGGAGCTTCGGCGATCTCGTCGATCCAGCGGGGGACGTGGGCGGGGTCCGGGCGCGCGCTCGGGTCGAAGCGGCCGACGGGAAAGCGCAGGTCTTCCGTCACGGGGCCTCCGGTGTGGATGGGGGACGGGCTCGCCGATGGACGTCCGGAGCCGGCGTGCCGCAGGGCTGCAAGGTGGCGCCCGCGCCGCCGC is part of the Longimicrobiaceae bacterium genome and harbors:
- the bstA gene encoding bacillithiol transferase BstA; amino-acid sequence: MTEDLRFPVGRFDPSARPDPAHVPRWIDEIAEAPARLRAAVEGLSDEQLDTPYRPGGWSVRQVVHHLADSHMNALARFKLALTEDEPTIKPYDEAAWAELEDTRATPPEVSLTLLDALHRRWVALLRSLGPDELARTFRHPETGRSVRLDAAVGLYAWHGRHHVAHVAGLRERMGWG